In a genomic window of Taeniopygia guttata chromosome 11, bTaeGut7.mat, whole genome shotgun sequence:
- the IL17C gene encoding interleukin-17C, with product MGWLAALAVLAALGHCRGLRRSGAGSGLSAVRCFSGAELEDEAPAHLLGRSLRWDRHVPVQLVPQLERLESTGTRRPRRQRPPGCPELSVRTGLRGEPHERSISPWRYRIDEDENRYPRKLAFAECLCGGCVDVKTGRETTSLNSVAIHQTMLVLRRKPCPAGPGLVALEVDYIRVPVGCTCVLPRTAR from the exons ATG GGCTGGCTGGCCGCCCTGGCCGTGCTGGCGGCGCTGGGGCACTGTCGGGGGCTGCGGCGCTCCGGGGCCGGTTCGGGGCTCTCCGCCGTGCGCTGCTTCAGCGGGGCCGAGCTGGAGGACGAAGCCCCGGCTCATCTGCTGGGCCGCAGCCTCCGCTGGGACCGGCACGTCCCGGTGCAGCTGGTGCCACAGCTGGAGCGGCTGGAGAGCACCGGGACCCGCCGgccgcggcggcagcgcccTCCCGGTTGCCCGGAGCTGTCGGTGCGCACCGGGCTCCGCGGTGAGCCCCACGAGCGCTCCATCTCCCCGTGGCGCTACCG CATCGACGAGGACGAGAACCGCTATCCCCGCAAGCTGGCCTTCGCCGAGTGCCTGTGCGGCGGCTGCGTGGATGTGAAAACCGGCCGGGAGACGACGTCGCTGAACTCGGTGGCCATCCACCAGACCATGCTGGTGCTGCGGCGCAAGCCGTGcccagcggggccggggctggtgGCGCTGGAGGTGGATTATATCCGAGTGCCCGTGGGCTGTACCTGCGTCCTGCCCCGCACGGCGCGCTGA
- the CYBA gene encoding cytochrome b-245 light chain yields the protein MGQIEWAMWANEQALAAGLILLTGGIVAVAGQFQGWYFAAYSIAAGVLVCLLEYPRSKRKKGSTMERCGQKYLTAVVKLLGPLTRNYYIRAVLHAVLAVPAGFLLSTILGTVCLGIASGIYLLAAVRGEEWRPIEQKPRERPQVGGTIKQPPSNPPPRPPPDARRKQPEVGGQVNPIPVEVE from the exons ATGGGGCAGATCGAGTGGGCCATGTGGGCGAACGAGCAGGCGCTCGCCGCCGGGCTCA TCCTGCTGACCGGCGGGATCGTGGCGGTGGCGGGGCAGTTCCAGGGCTGGTACTTCGCGGCCTATTCCAT CGCGGCGGGGGTTCTGGTCTGCCTGCTCGAGTACCCCAGGAGCAAACGGAAAAAGGGCTCCACCATGGAGAGGTG TGGTCAGAAGTACCTGACAGCCGTGGTGAAGCTGCTGGGGCCCCTCACCAGGAATTATTACATCCGAGCCGTCCTTCACGCCGT cctggctgtgcctgccGGATTCCTCCTCTCCACCATCCTGGGCACCGTCTGCCTGGGCATCGCCAGCGGCATCTACCTGCTG gctgcagtccGAGGGGAGGAGTGGAGACCCATCGAGCAGAAGCCCCGGGAGCGGCCACAAGTGGGGGGCACCATCAAGCAGCCCCCCAGCAACCCCCCGCCCCGACCACCCCCCGACGCCCGCAGGAAGCAGCCGGAGGTGGGGGGGCAGGTGAACCCCATCCCTGTGGAGGTGGAATAA
- the MVD gene encoding diphosphomevalonate decarboxylase isoform X1: MAAERGLAMATCTAPVNIAVIKYWGKRDTDLILPINSSLSVTLHQDQLRTTTTAAASRDFTEDRLWLNGKEVDVGHPRVQACLREVRRLARKRRGGGEDAAALSLSYKIHIASENNFPTAAGLASSAAGYACLVSALARLYGLEEELSEVARRGSGSACRSMFGGFVQWQRGERPDGTDSLALQVAPETHWPELRVLVLVVSGEKKPVGSTAGMQTSVETSPLLKHRAEVVVPERLAQMMQHIQERDFEGFGQLAMRDSNQFHATCLDTFPPIFYLTDVSRHIIALVHRYNAHHGHTKVAYTFDAGPNAVIFALADAVAEFVEVVRRSFPPAANGDQFVRGLPVGSAALPQELLAAVLAEPLPGAVRYILHTKPGPGPQLVDDPSQHLLGADGLPRSRA, translated from the exons ATGGCGGCGGAGCGCGGGCTGGCCATGGCGACCTGCACGGCCCCGGTGAACATCGCCGTGATCAAATACT GGGGTAAGCGTGACACCGACCTCATCCTGCCCATCAACTCCTCCCTGAGCGTGACACTGCACCAGGACCAG CTCAGGACCACCACGACGGCGGCCGCCAGCCGGGATTTCACGGAGGACCGGCTGTGGCTCAACGGGAAGGAGGTGGATGTGGGGCACCCGCGGGTCCAGGCCTGTCTGCGCGAGG tgCGGCGCCTGGCGCGGAAGCGCCGCGGGGGCGGTGAGGACGCGGCTGCGCTCAGCCTTTCCTACAAAATCCACATCGCCTCAGAGAACAACTTCCCCACGGCCGCCGGGCTCGCCTCGTCTGCCGCCGGCTACGCCTGCCTGG tgTCGGCGCTGGCCCGGCTCTAtgggctggaggaggagctgTCCGAGGTGGCCCGGCGGGGCTCGGGCAGTGCCTGTCGCAGCATGTTCGGTGGCTTCGTGCAGTGGCAGCGCGGGGAGCGCCCCGATGGCACCgacagcctggccctgcaggtGGCCCCTGAGACGCACTGGCCGGAGCTCCGCGTCCTCGTCCTGGtg GTCAGTGGGGAGAAGAAGCCGGTGGGCAGCACGGCGGGCATGCAGACCAGCGTGGAGACCAGTCCCCTGCTGAAG CACCGGGCAGAGGTGGTGGTCCCCGAGCGCCTGGCCCAGATGATGCAGCACATCCAGGAGCGGGACTTTGAGGGCTTTGGCCAGCTGGCCATGAGGGACAGCAACCAGTTCCACGCCACCTGCCTGGACACCTTCCCGCCCATCTTCTACCTGACGGACGTGTCGCGCCACATCATCGCGCTGGTGCACCGCTACAACGCCCACCACGGCCACACCAAG GTCGCCTACACCTTCGACGCCGGCCCCAACGCCGTCATCTTCGCGCTGGCCGACGCCGTGGCCGAGTTCGTGGAGGTGGTGAGGCGCAGCTTCCCCCCCGCCGCCAACGGGGACCA GTTTGTGCGGGGGCTGCCCGTGGGTTCAGCTGCGctgccacaggagctgctggctgccgTGCTCGCCGagcccctgcccggggctgtCCGGTACATCCTGCACACCAAG cctggcCCTGGTCCCCAGCTGGTGGATGACCCCAGCCAGCACCTCCTGGGCGCGGATGGGCTGCCCCGGAGCCGTGCCTGA
- the MVD gene encoding diphosphomevalonate decarboxylase isoform X2, translating into MAAERGLAMATCTAPVNIAVIKYWGKRDTDLILPINSSLSVTLHQDQLRTTTTAAASRDFTEDRLWLNGKEVDVGHPRVQACLREVSALARLYGLEEELSEVARRGSGSACRSMFGGFVQWQRGERPDGTDSLALQVAPETHWPELRVLVLVVSGEKKPVGSTAGMQTSVETSPLLKHRAEVVVPERLAQMMQHIQERDFEGFGQLAMRDSNQFHATCLDTFPPIFYLTDVSRHIIALVHRYNAHHGHTKVAYTFDAGPNAVIFALADAVAEFVEVVRRSFPPAANGDQFVRGLPVGSAALPQELLAAVLAEPLPGAVRYILHTKPGPGPQLVDDPSQHLLGADGLPRSRA; encoded by the exons ATGGCGGCGGAGCGCGGGCTGGCCATGGCGACCTGCACGGCCCCGGTGAACATCGCCGTGATCAAATACT GGGGTAAGCGTGACACCGACCTCATCCTGCCCATCAACTCCTCCCTGAGCGTGACACTGCACCAGGACCAG CTCAGGACCACCACGACGGCGGCCGCCAGCCGGGATTTCACGGAGGACCGGCTGTGGCTCAACGGGAAGGAGGTGGATGTGGGGCACCCGCGGGTCCAGGCCTGTCTGCGCGAGG tgTCGGCGCTGGCCCGGCTCTAtgggctggaggaggagctgTCCGAGGTGGCCCGGCGGGGCTCGGGCAGTGCCTGTCGCAGCATGTTCGGTGGCTTCGTGCAGTGGCAGCGCGGGGAGCGCCCCGATGGCACCgacagcctggccctgcaggtGGCCCCTGAGACGCACTGGCCGGAGCTCCGCGTCCTCGTCCTGGtg GTCAGTGGGGAGAAGAAGCCGGTGGGCAGCACGGCGGGCATGCAGACCAGCGTGGAGACCAGTCCCCTGCTGAAG CACCGGGCAGAGGTGGTGGTCCCCGAGCGCCTGGCCCAGATGATGCAGCACATCCAGGAGCGGGACTTTGAGGGCTTTGGCCAGCTGGCCATGAGGGACAGCAACCAGTTCCACGCCACCTGCCTGGACACCTTCCCGCCCATCTTCTACCTGACGGACGTGTCGCGCCACATCATCGCGCTGGTGCACCGCTACAACGCCCACCACGGCCACACCAAG GTCGCCTACACCTTCGACGCCGGCCCCAACGCCGTCATCTTCGCGCTGGCCGACGCCGTGGCCGAGTTCGTGGAGGTGGTGAGGCGCAGCTTCCCCCCCGCCGCCAACGGGGACCA GTTTGTGCGGGGGCTGCCCGTGGGTTCAGCTGCGctgccacaggagctgctggctgccgTGCTCGCCGagcccctgcccggggctgtCCGGTACATCCTGCACACCAAG cctggcCCTGGTCCCCAGCTGGTGGATGACCCCAGCCAGCACCTCCTGGGCGCGGATGGGCTGCCCCGGAGCCGTGCCTGA